Proteins found in one Pyxidicoccus trucidator genomic segment:
- a CDS encoding enoyl-CoA hydratase/isomerase family protein, with product MEPSSEASLQVEDREGGIRVLTVSHPARRNALNDALLAQLDAALEPAPHVRALLVRGAGGTFCSGYDLTRLGPPGEDGLLPDDPLVACLLKLEGHPVPSVALVQGAAVGAGFDLAASCDFRIGTPDAIFLMPPARLGIVYSAEGLARAARLVGFARAKQLFLTARKLDAREALAWGLLDECLEPADAEARAYALCATLAAHAPLAVSGMKESFGRLARAPLEEADQARLRGLRAAAFGSEDAKEGRAAFLEKRPPRFTGR from the coding sequence GTGGAGCCTTCGTCGGAGGCGTCGCTCCAGGTAGAGGACCGCGAGGGCGGCATCCGCGTCCTCACGGTGTCCCATCCGGCCCGGCGCAACGCGCTCAACGACGCGCTGCTGGCCCAGCTGGACGCGGCGCTGGAGCCGGCCCCGCATGTGCGCGCCCTGCTGGTGCGCGGCGCGGGAGGCACCTTCTGCTCCGGCTACGACTTGACGCGCCTGGGCCCGCCCGGCGAGGACGGGCTCCTGCCGGATGACCCGCTGGTGGCGTGCCTCCTCAAGCTGGAGGGGCACCCGGTGCCCAGCGTGGCGCTGGTGCAGGGCGCCGCGGTGGGCGCGGGCTTCGACCTGGCGGCCTCGTGTGACTTCCGCATCGGCACGCCGGACGCCATCTTCCTCATGCCTCCGGCGCGGCTGGGCATCGTCTACTCGGCGGAGGGGCTGGCCCGGGCGGCGCGGCTGGTGGGCTTCGCCCGCGCCAAGCAGCTGTTCCTCACCGCGCGCAAGCTGGACGCCCGCGAGGCGCTGGCCTGGGGGCTCCTGGACGAGTGTCTGGAGCCGGCCGATGCGGAGGCGCGCGCGTATGCGCTGTGCGCCACGCTGGCGGCCCATGCGCCGCTCGCGGTGTCGGGGATGAAGGAGTCCTTCGGGCGGCTGGCCCGGGCTCCGCTGGAGGAGGCGGACCAGGCACGGCTGCGAGGCCTGCGCGCGGCGGCCTTCGGCAGCGAGGATGCGAAGGAGGGGCGGGCGGCCTTCCTGGAGAAGCGCCCGCCCCGCTTCACCGGCCGCTAG
- a CDS encoding response regulator, producing MQIRILVVDDEQDNCDYLKLVLTREGYEVVTTTDPTQTVEILRGSDFHLVILDMMMPQMSGTEVLEQIRKYDTDVAVIVATAYPTVDTAVASLKAQASDYVKKPMEPDQFIAAVRNALQKKGLSQDPEADLHRAIGRTIRDARKTQELTLKQLARRTGLSVSLLSQIERAESSASISSLYKIASALQLRMGELFGDT from the coding sequence GTGCAGATTCGCATCCTGGTGGTTGATGACGAGCAGGACAACTGCGACTACCTCAAGCTGGTGCTGACCCGCGAAGGTTACGAGGTCGTAACCACCACGGACCCCACGCAGACTGTGGAGATCCTCCGCGGCTCGGACTTCCACCTGGTCATCCTGGACATGATGATGCCGCAGATGTCCGGGACCGAGGTGCTCGAGCAGATTCGCAAGTACGACACCGACGTCGCCGTCATCGTCGCCACCGCGTACCCCACGGTGGACACGGCCGTCGCTTCGCTCAAGGCCCAGGCTTCCGACTACGTCAAGAAGCCCATGGAGCCGGACCAGTTCATCGCCGCGGTCCGCAACGCCCTCCAGAAGAAGGGCCTCTCCCAGGACCCGGAGGCGGACCTTCACCGCGCCATCGGCCGGACCATCCGCGACGCGCGCAAGACGCAGGAGCTCACGCTCAAGCAGCTTGCTCGGCGCACGGGCCTGTCCGTGTCGCTGCTGTCCCAGATTGAGCGCGCGGAGTCCTCGGCCTCCATCTCCTCGCTGTACAAGATTGCCTCGGCGCTCCAGCTGCGCATGGGCGAGCTGTTCGGCGACACCTGA
- a CDS encoding FHA domain-containing protein: MLKLIIEDDEGRKTVVPFVRDEITIGRQEGNTIRLTERNVSRRHARLVRLNGHVVVEDLGSYNGTRINGERIAGQSPLKEGDLIQIGDYDLALQTEGAASVSGPITTKVPSALRKTEPALEPMSAQEAEEEDDDTSDDRPAHAEEDDEDEDEHDHTPPSSAEVRRHSTSIIRLDQVEADRPRKVADVATDDAPRLLVLTPDELKGQEFACIRTELRIGRTDDNDITLDHRSLSRTHAKLVREEGGEWRVIDMQSANGLTVNGESYAQATLNSGDIIELGHVKLRFLHAGDAADDLPAGEGGSRSKLPLVAGLVALLLGAGAVGFYFFRPPVPGTPVPPVAQPGPDTEPPSAEPQPTPGTEPATAVAQPAPEAPPAAPPAPTGPSLPERLALAQKAITAHEFDKAEDYLSSVKDAQGRQPKEVVELLDQARAERMVKQRLDRASAALAAGKLADAEKALSETSGTTVFASEASTLAAQLADAQLADAQKKAAAAAAAATPPPAVNTNTVPPPGTARPPEGAPTPAQLALAEGKKYIQTKNYPLAIENLRRCIELDANTVDCYAFLGSALARNEQSAEGAEYYRRFLKLAPPDHPRFKAVKDIVESYEKKK; encoded by the coding sequence GTGCTGAAGCTCATCATCGAAGACGACGAGGGGCGCAAGACCGTTGTTCCCTTCGTGCGTGACGAGATCACCATTGGCCGTCAGGAGGGAAACACCATCCGCCTGACGGAACGCAATGTGTCTCGTCGTCACGCACGATTGGTACGACTGAATGGTCACGTCGTGGTTGAAGACCTGGGTAGCTATAACGGCACCCGGATCAACGGCGAGCGGATCGCGGGTCAGTCGCCCCTGAAAGAGGGCGACCTGATCCAGATCGGCGACTACGACCTTGCCCTACAGACCGAAGGCGCCGCCAGCGTCTCCGGCCCCATCACGACCAAGGTGCCGTCGGCCCTGCGCAAGACGGAGCCCGCGCTCGAGCCCATGAGCGCGCAGGAAGCCGAGGAGGAGGACGACGACACCTCCGACGACCGGCCCGCCCATGCGGAGGAAGACGACGAGGACGAGGACGAACACGACCACACCCCGCCCTCCTCCGCCGAGGTGCGCCGGCACTCCACCTCCATCATCCGGTTGGATCAGGTGGAGGCGGATCGCCCCCGCAAGGTGGCGGACGTGGCCACCGATGATGCGCCCCGCCTGCTGGTGCTGACCCCGGACGAGCTGAAGGGTCAGGAGTTCGCCTGCATCCGCACCGAGCTGCGGATTGGCCGCACCGACGACAACGACATCACCCTGGACCACCGCTCGCTGTCGCGCACCCACGCCAAGCTGGTGCGCGAGGAGGGCGGCGAGTGGCGCGTCATCGACATGCAGTCCGCCAACGGGCTGACGGTCAATGGCGAGAGCTACGCCCAGGCCACGCTCAACTCCGGCGACATCATCGAGCTGGGGCACGTGAAGCTCCGCTTCCTCCACGCCGGCGACGCCGCGGACGACCTGCCCGCCGGTGAGGGTGGCTCGCGCTCGAAGCTGCCGCTGGTGGCCGGGCTCGTCGCCCTGCTGCTGGGGGCCGGGGCCGTGGGCTTCTACTTCTTCCGTCCCCCCGTGCCCGGAACGCCGGTGCCGCCGGTGGCCCAGCCAGGGCCCGACACGGAGCCGCCCTCCGCGGAGCCGCAGCCGACTCCCGGCACCGAGCCGGCCACCGCCGTGGCACAGCCGGCCCCGGAGGCGCCTCCCGCCGCGCCGCCCGCGCCGACCGGACCCTCGCTTCCGGAGCGGCTGGCGCTGGCCCAGAAGGCCATCACCGCCCACGAGTTCGACAAGGCAGAGGACTACCTGTCCAGCGTCAAGGACGCGCAGGGCCGTCAGCCGAAGGAAGTGGTGGAGCTGCTGGACCAGGCCCGCGCGGAGCGGATGGTGAAGCAGCGGCTCGACCGCGCAAGCGCGGCCCTGGCCGCTGGCAAGCTCGCCGACGCCGAGAAGGCGTTGTCGGAGACGTCCGGCACCACGGTCTTCGCGTCCGAGGCTTCCACCCTGGCCGCCCAGCTGGCCGACGCCCAGCTGGCCGACGCCCAGAAGAAAGCCGCTGCCGCCGCTGCCGCCGCGACGCCTCCGCCCGCCGTCAACACCAACACCGTCCCCCCTCCTGGCACCGCCAGGCCCCCGGAAGGCGCGCCCACCCCGGCCCAGCTGGCCCTCGCGGAGGGCAAGAAGTACATCCAGACCAAGAACTACCCTCTTGCCATCGAGAACCTTCGCCGCTGCATCGAGCTCGATGCCAACACCGTGGACTGTTACGCGTTCCTCGGCTCCGCCCTGGCGCGGAACGAGCAGTCCGCTGAAGGAGCGGAGTACTACCGTCGCTTCCTGAAGCTGGCTCCTCCCGACCATCCCCGCTTCAAGGCAGTGAAGGACATCGTGGAGAGCTACGAGAAGAAGAAGTAG
- a CDS encoding biotin/lipoyl-binding carrier protein: MADVAAHITGTVWKIEVKVGQQVNAGDTLVILESMKMEMPVEAEEGGTVKEIRCKEAQSVNEGDVLVVLG, translated from the coding sequence ATGGCGGACGTCGCGGCGCACATCACCGGTACGGTGTGGAAGATCGAAGTGAAGGTCGGCCAGCAGGTCAACGCGGGCGACACGCTCGTCATCCTCGAGTCCATGAAGATGGAGATGCCGGTGGAGGCGGAGGAGGGCGGCACGGTGAAGGAGATTCGCTGCAAGGAGGCGCAGTCGGTCAACGAGGGCGACGTCCTCGTGGTGCTCGGCTAG